tttatgataaaaaagcttttatacaaatgataagttttttttctgttgcTTATTTTTGAAGCATCaacatattttgtatattgttgAAAGTAATTGTATGAgtaatatattttgcatattattatattagcAATATATATCTTGCATATTGTTATATCTAGGGTTAGgactattgtaattgtaattgtaaaaattaaatacaattacacattacaatacaataatattgtattgtaatattacagaaacaataaaaaaaattaattttggtattgtattgctgtgatgaaaaacaattacaataagtattgtattgttttttttttaacaatacaataaaattcgagaactattgtattgtattgttttaatgaaataaaattacaataactattgtattgttttgatgaaaacaattaaaataactattgtACTTAAcgttaaagtagaaaagctaACGTATTTTAACGTATTTATATTCATCTCTGACAAACttactattatttttgctattttttatttacggatttgcaatatattgcaaattttatcttttacatatttagatTTCGCATCACCTATCTTGTTATTAATTTGATGAGCATTCTGTAGTTTATTACTGAAAAATattctgtaatttttaaacttaaagaaaactattcacttcatttttattattgatttgaCCTTTCTCAGGATGTATTTTATGTTGAATCGCTGTCTTAGGTCTGCCGAATCCCTTTCATTTGTAGAAAAATGGTggtttccttttttttgatCCCGTTAACTttgattttcaatatttaaggtTGCCCAATTTACCATTCTGGCACCCTTCCCCCCTCCCATTATGTTTCAGTAAAATAGAATCAAtcattaaatattagttgtacgCTATTTCAAAGGTACAAGGGTATATAGTCGGCAACTGgactattaaaacatttattaaattttgacactaaaataatttttttatcacaatcacaatatattgttattgtattacaaAGAcgaattacaatacaatatttattgttattgtaatgggtcattacaatacattttttttcagatattgttattgttttataaagatgaattgcaatacaatatttattgttattgcatTACAGAATTACAATAGTTGTAAATCAcaagtattgttattgtttctacATTAAgctaatacaataacaataattattgttactgttattgttttcattacaattacaatagtcCTAATCCTAGTTATATCAGCAATATGTTTTGCTTGTTGCATATTATCAGTAAATGTTGTATATGTTAAATactgttatattatattttctatgtGTTGCTGCTATACTTTACCATTCATTTTaagttaactataaaaaatataacaactaaagacttttaaaaaaataataaacttttatgtatCTAAATgcctttttaattataattaaattaatgaaattctttaataattaaaaaaatgttaaattttaaaatctcttaTCTCCaacaaatatagttttatatctTATATCTGACCAGAAACAATTTTGAAGTTTCACTTTTTATATCTTATCTAGAAACAACTTTGAAGTTTTATctcttataattaatttaaaaaacctttttttggtttcaattggatgttcttcaaaaatttttctcgTTTGCAtgttcttcaaaaattttaactttatattttaatttattattactttttttattgtttatttgatattttatgatattttaattattctgaaattattttgtgttttcCAATATTCCAGAAGCTCTAAGTCAATTATAACTTAAGACATAAATCTATTGTGTGTGGTTTTTCTCATGGTTTTGTTTgtgatttaatttgtttgtgaTTAATGTTGAATAATCcatactgcagccgtttttcaaaacaccttaaggtaaaaaactcaattttgacttttttacaaaataagccagtttagatgtctacaaacgttattcaatacaaatttttaaagagttttaaaaaatttttataaaattattcgtttcaaaaaacgaataattttattaaattatttgttctttgaataatttaataaaattatttgtaaaatctcctaataactttttttagttgcGTTTTTTTCGAAATACGTAATAAGCATATTTAGGGCGCTCACCTTCCTccaaaattttttgacaattacAAACTTCATAGGATTTTTAGGGGTTAATTGGAAAGGATATTATAAtagtgtttaaaaataatattttatttttaaaaaatgttaactgTTGCCATGGTCACAAATTCAAAATGGCGAAAATCATAAATTCTTGAAATTTGGAAAGCTACCCAGATAGCACAgttacattgggccaacgttAAAACAACATCGGGAATTAGATCGGCCGACCATCAGAAACCGACGTTGGCAAAGCGTTAACTTGAAAGTCGGCGCTACGTCGAGCCCAACCATCGTTTAGACGTTGTTATAACGTAATTTGCAAACGTCGGAATAACGTCGTTTTAATGTTTGAACAACGTTTATATATTAGTCTGTCCAACGTTATCTCAATGTTGTTTCACCATCGGTTAAACGTTGACAAAgcctatatacatatatattatatatatatatatatatatatatatatatatatatatatatatatatatatatatatatatatataaaattttggaaaGAAACTTAACCTTACTTCAACGTGGACGTCTGAAATCGGACATACAAAGTTTGTTGTACGatatacagcaaaacaaatgttttaaattaagcaTACTTTATCttcataatttaataattttacataatttacaatgaaaaaaCTGGTCAACTCGTTATTAAAACTTCTAAAGGTCAGTGTAGATGTGATGTGTACTGATGTGTGATGGCTACTGATGACTAGCACTAGCAGTATCGTCATCATCAGAGTTGTTCTCTGTCTCACTTATTTCACCATGACTTGacgaaattttatttctttttgcgCCTCTTTCTGGAGCATTCCGCCCGCCTTCACGATCTAAAGCATACCTAAGCCAGGACTTTATGCTTTGTTCTATCTCGCCATCGGTTGTTTTCATAGTTTTGTGCAAATGAACAGCAACTAAAAGAAAGgaaacaattaaacaaaattgccaaatttttaaaaatacaccaCTACATcacacatttatttaaataaatctaattcTTACCTTTGACGCAAACAACAATATTAAGGTCTTTGACACCCATTTTTCGGCACGTCCATCCCGATTTAGCTTTGACGCAAGTTCATTTGTAAAAACTCTTGTTAAAATTCGACGCGACGTACTTAACACATCTGTGCCTCCAGTCTCTCCTagttatatagtatatatatattatatatatattatatatatatacatatatatatatatatatatatatatatacatacatacatacatacatacatacatacatacatacatacatacatacatacatacatacatacatacatacatacatacatatatatttatatatatacccttttatatttagaaactCATGACATACAATTCTTAGTGATGAcaaggaaatattttttaaattaacataaattaattcaGTTGAAAATAACTAATTATACTTACAACAGTTTGAACAGTTTCTTTATTTCTTAACTTGATCTCACCATCATTGAGCTCCACTAAGGTAGCAATAGGCAATGTAAAACCGTCTGGAAGCTCCTTTTTTTGCACAACAATTAGTGATTGTAAtgcgttaaaaatattattttgcacCAGCACAATATGGCTCACTTCATGTTGTATAGCGgctagtttagagagaattaaagTCAGAGCTGAATTAGAtgctaaatataaagaaatagtaaataacaactgtggataatttattttttagtgcaaaaaaaaacttaaaaaatatatacatttttatgaaaaaatataataaaatttcattagtAGTATATCTAGTGTCATATTAATTTACATGTACATAACATAAGCTTACATGATGTTCCTGTAGACAAGTTGTTAGATTGGGATGCTGTAGatctatttatatttgttaatgtttttgttgacaGAAAACTTGGTGATTTTTCAGTGTTAACTTTTTTGATCACTGTAAAaagcaaatttcaaaaaatttcaaaattcaaaaattttcaattttttaactcaaaagCTATTTACATAACTTATGTACAATTGattacaattattaattgtaatcaagtttttataattaaaattacacacTAACGTAATGATAGAAACCCATATTGATAATAAACTATTCGACAaattattaatagtaaaaacaatattgacaacaaaataataaaaattttgaatgtaCTGTGATTTGATAATAACGAGTAATAAAAACCTGGCTCTGGCAAATCACTGGGCACTGGTTCAATAATTTCATCATCATCAGAATCAACCCAATcagaaaaaactgttttacgCTTTCGCTTCATTTGCTCtggattttttacataatcTGAATCCAAAGCTGATGTATCCAGTTCTGCACATGCCTAATTAGCCTGTGCATATGTATctgcatataaaatttattactttatttaattcacaaaattaaatatcatttaaaatactctttaaaataatttatatttggtaaaaatatattaaatatagtaaCCATAACGATGCAAAACTCTAGCTTCAGTGAGACACTCCCAGTCCTCATTTGGGGGTTCTCTTTGCTTCACTGACATTTCAAGACGTGTAGCACGTAAATGGTTGGGCCAATTAGTAAACGACCGGGGCCAGATTTGACAACACATAGCCGTGACCGGGGATGAGTTTATGATCAGTACTGCATTAATATTGATAGATcctataaaaatgttatttttaattgaaatttataatatgagttataattaaaaacaatacttttataGGATCTATCAGTATAAATGCAACCCCGGTCATAAACCTGGCAGGGGCTGCATTAAAATTGATAGATcctataaaatattgtttttaaataaaattcatatcataaattttaattaaagataacatttttatagaatCTATCAATATTAATGCAGCTCTGATCATAAACCTGGCCCTGGTCATGGCTATGTGTTATCAAATCTAGCCCCGGCCCTGCCACaaaattctcttttttaaaatgcaaaattgcAAAGCTtatctgaaacaaaaaaattttcgttaaaatttgaaatttagaaaaataatttatgttggAGTTTTTGgaagtttatatataaagctgattataattaaaaaagctgttagtaaaaaaaaacaaaaaattatgaataaaaaatagtataatgaataaatataataaaatacaaaaaaaaatcaagtaatacAAATAAATGTGTGAAATTTTCATTATACTTTttcttacaaataaaaaaactaatacaaaaaaatattattttgattttttgatatttaataatttaacattattatttctttcattagtgattttgaaaattaaatgcaaaaaaaccaaaagaaaaaataattgtagagaagttagtatttttttaaattatacaaataacaaaatagcaaatgaaattgaaaaatatagcTATAAATGTAACTAACCTTAACATCACTTTTTCCAGATGACTTGATAATGgagagataataaaaaatgttctttttataCCAATCAAAAATAAGGAAGTCAAACAAATTGACATTTTTCTGTTGAAGTAACACTAGCATTAAAATGCTGTTAAGTATAACTTTTCCCAgacaaatgtctttttttaaattaacgcCAGactaaacttataaaaatcaGACAACAATTGCATtgcacacacaaacacacacacacacacacacacacacacacacacacacacacacacacacacacacttttaatattatataattcaaataaaatacaaaaagtgaGAAATTCAAATGTAAGGTTgtaagcaaaataaaaacacacTCTTTCAAATAGTTCATTTatctttaaagtaaaataaattattatttaaatatagtttaaaaatagtttatgaaAAAACCTTCAGCAAACTTaagacataatttttaaatagaaaagctgtttataaagaaaacaaaattaactttaaaagtgATTTATTAAGCCATCTCAGATAAATGTCACAAAGAATGAATAAATTgggtaataaaatatgtatcaTTTACATCAGGAACACAGATGCATTTACAAGCAATATCAGCAAGCTAGTATTCACATAATGctgaaaaatcattattaaaagcttttagaatatttaattttgaagaagGTAGCGGATATATAAATGCATGAAATGTTTTGTTAAACTGTTGGCACAATAAACTTACATGACCAGAGACTTCAAGAGTATTCCgactaaaatcatttttctatttttaagcaTAAAACAATTATTGCCATCGGATGTTGAAAAATGCCATTTTGTAGtttgaagttttgaaaattgttttttaataaaatcatcagATATCCAAAGTGGCCCATCAATGTGTGGATGAGTTAACTTAGGATATTTGCATTTTACATGActtgtaagatttttttgaagtaaCTGTTTTTCTGCTAACCGCTTAACTAACTCCTGTATAGGCTGGTTTGGTTTTCTGATTAGTCTTTTCAAACTTCCAAGCATATTTTCAAATGGAAAGCTGCTAAAACTTTCCAGCAGCCCCAAATTTTTTACATCAGAAGCTAAATGCAGTAAAGAATACACATTGTAAACCAAGCATTCACGACCATATAAACTAGATGCTTCATCAACAAAATTAACTAAAAGTTGGTCAGCATAATCccagtttcttttaaattgatgaCTTGTCAATATTTGGCATGCAACATGTAACATCATGAAATGCTTGAAAAGACGCTCTGGTAATATACTAGACAATGCTATTGGacctaaatataataaaaaagtctaaattcTGTTGCCTTACAACGCATAATGTCACGTAATGCTCTAAGTTTACGTGAAAACTCGCAAGGAATGTGAGCAACAAAACTCAGTAATTTATttgacaattttattatttcttgagAACCAAGACAAATGTGTAGTGGACCAATAGGGCTGTTTCAATACAGTAAAAATCTTCTCATCACTCCTAGGCAACCCAAGTGCATAAATTCTAATCCGAACTGGCTGACACCAcctattttaagtaatattttataattatttcggTAAGGATGTCTacttgagttttttaaaaatcagcaatatttttctatattttcaacataaaattGAACTTAAGACAAGCTAATCAtagacaatataaaatatttaaatcaaactttTGGTTTATTGCATGAAACAATCTATTATGCATGTTGTGTGAAAATATTAGCTCAAAAGCTATAATAGAGCCAAAGTTACCACATTTCTAAATTCTATTAAATTCggaggtaaaaaaaaagaaaataagtaaaatgtaaaacattttgtaaaaagagTTATAATAAGatgctattttttaaagcttttcaaTTCCAAgcttaataaaatcaatttaaatggTGCTTTGATAATGAAAGTTTATACATAATCTACATTatctataattttatataaaaaaaactatatctcataaagacattttttgtcaaaaaaacgatatataactaaaaatattaaaacaccaTATccagaataaaaaaactaaataaaataaaaacaacatcttTAAAGTTAAcctaaaattagcaaaataattctgctttataggtttttttttcttttacttttttttatcatctttttgtttttttagtccTCTAAATTGACGACGGCAGAGAACATTTTTTACTTCACTatgttttattgaattttttatcgtTTTGGTATTGATTTTATCACATCCAAGATTGGTATAAAATCCTGGAACCATATTTAGTCTTTCATACAAAGTAGTCAATAAAAAGTCAGATACAGCATCATAGATACCCAAAGAAAGTTATTGTAAACCTACAAAGGTTGATTTGGGCAAACGTTCCCAAACCATATAACTAAATGACTCATTTTGATATTGTGTTTTTCCATGTAAGCACATGTTAATTcatttctaacttttttaacttacaaACTGTCAACTTCATTACTTGCCACAGCTCTTTGATACCCACACTATTTTTTCCAGTCAGACAATTAACATgaagttgttaattttattagatgCCACACGGCAAAAACCACTTATAATTCCTTTTTTCATGGCTTGTTTATCACTGAAGCTTGTCAACAATTGAAATTGTTAGTTTCCTTTTCCACCTATTccttttgtttcctttttttagttttcgtAAATAGGTTCCTACTCTCTTTTTCACATATCGTATACATTCTCTCTTTACAACTTTTATACCATTGTATATGTTTTCCATtgcaataaaacttttagaatCCCCATCTCCATATCTCCAGTCATTTTACTTGCTAATCCATGTTTTAAACTTTCACTTAGCTTTAAACATGAACTTCGTTTACATTGAGGACAACCAAGAATTGAAATTAAGTTTGATAAatcaaacataaacaaaattcgATTTTCAGTTATACTATCATTTAAGGGCTAAGGAATAGCATGGTTTGACAGCTTAATAAACGATCATATTTTTAGTAATGATGCTGCAGTACTTGGAATAAGATTTAATTGTTCAGATTGCATGGacacaaattgttttttgtttgtgtatTGATTTCCTTTAAacttccttttcttttttttaaacttgcgaactttactcttttaattttatcatttgttattgtttttttatttgtaacataatttttttttattatcaacttGATAATCAAACTcttcttttaaactattagttattttatacttattcaCAActaaaaaagccaaaaaattatttataaataacaaaataatcacTAAATAATCTGCACATTGTATATTATATCGTTATTTGTCTTagcatttctaaaatatttaaaatgagaaACGAATTAAGAAATTTTGAAGATTCTAAAGGTGTTTAgagtaagtaaatatttaaatatatataaattatatgtatattagtaataaaaaatatgtatattataatataatatacatgcgaagtatatatatatatatatatatatatatatatatatatatatatatatatatatatatatatatatatatatatatatatatacatatatatatatattatatatatatgtatatatatatatatatgtatatatatatatatgtatatatatatgtatatatatatatatgtatatgtatatatatacatatatatatgtatatatatatgtatatatctatatatatatgtatatatatgtatatatatgtatatatatacatttatatatatatatatatttatgtatatatatatatatatatatatatatatatatatatatatatatatatatatatgtatatatatatatgtatatatatatatatatatatatatatatatatatatatatatatatatatatacatatatatatgtatatatatatgtatatatatatcagggcttgAAAATGATAGCAAACACGTTGTTAACATATCTGATTGTTGTTTTGATGTTATGAattgcaattgttttttatgGCACAATCAAATAGCCAAAGCTATTTTAAACTCATGCTTTTTTTAGCATTCTAAAACATGCATTTGAAGGTTggattattgataaattttacaCCCTTTACTGTGCATATGAGcattatatcatttaaatagcATATGAGCATTTTATCATTTACaccttttttattcaaagataCGGATCTGTTGAAAGTTGAGCAACCGACCTTAACAGAAGCTGTTAACATTTTGAAACATAAGCAGAAGCTGTTAAATGTTGAATTTTAACAGCTtccgctaaaaaaaaaaaaatttatgtaattgatctattaaaactgaaaattgttattgaaaacTGAAGATTGTTGAGTTGATTATTGAGACGTGGAAAATATTTCTATAATCAACTTAAatccaatttttgaaattttaaaaatttactttagttagtttttctcttttaaacataCAAAACAGTTTTTGGAGGCATTATTATAGGCAGGTGCGGTTTTTAGAATAGACCATTTGATGAGTGTTAAAGAGACTTAATTACACACGACAGATTAATATACTGATGATTAATTGTTGACTTCTGTAATGTccatctatttttattatcaactttttgataatatttcttaaatataactattattatgtAAGTGTTGATCAAAGTTAAATCTTTTCTGTTATTATTGCCAATAGCTATTTTTACAGGCTTCATTGTCTCTAAGATTAGGTAAATCTTGAATCTACCTTAAATTCCCATTTCAAATTTTAAGCAACtgacaaagttatttatttgatgTGGTTGCTAGAGTTTTTGTAAGTGA
Above is a window of Hydra vulgaris chromosome 10, alternate assembly HydraT2T_AEP DNA encoding:
- the LOC136086529 gene encoding uncharacterized protein LOC136086529 yields the protein MKRKRKTVFSDWVDSDDDEIIEPVPSDLPEPGFYYSLLSNHMIKKVNTEKSPSFLSTKTLTNINRSTASQSNNLSTGTSSSNSALTLILSKLAAIQHEVSHIVLVQNNIFNALQSLIVVQKKELPDGFTLPIATLVELNDGEIKLRNKETVQTVERLEAQMC